One Paramisgurnus dabryanus chromosome 9, PD_genome_1.1, whole genome shotgun sequence DNA segment encodes these proteins:
- the endouc gene encoding uridylate-specific endoribonuclease C, which yields MGWGCVFVLLALFTLSDAASSTVNQDLTNIFEELWKLDVNRLKAGTDYKISLQGKAGYVAPGSTSAVDHASSPLFSQVDETKLSSITTYAHFMKLLDNYERSTGVAERVTADEVTENNAFLDAILDTSVMKRAHRYLVDKGKSRSNLRQFKNQLHNMWFRLYHRDRNGGEDSSGFEHVFVGETKFGREIMGLHNWVQLYLQEKEKLLDYKGYKAKNKDLPDEDDHVLNVQFSWHGLVKPVASAFIGVSPEFEMAIFTILFLTSTEKTTTAVVNLDQYQLEMVVHRHGRSIGTAYPKLLSSNNRHL from the exons ATGGGCTGGGG ATGCGTTTTTGTGCTGTTGGCACTGTTTACTCTCAGTGATGCAGCAAg TTCAACTGTCAATCAAGACCTTACTAATATTTTCGAAGAGCTTTGGAAGCTGGATGTAAATCGTCTAAAAGCAGGAACTGACTACAAAATCTCACTACAG GGCAAAGCTGGTTACGTAGCCCCAGGAAGTACAAGTGCAGTAGATCATGCTTCATCCCCACTGTTTTCTCAAGTGGATGAGACTAAACTGAGCTCCATCACAACCTATGCAC ACTTCATGAAGCTATTAGATAACTATGAGAGGTCCACTGGTGTGGCAGAGAGGGTGACTGCTGATGAGGTGACAGAAAATAATGCCTTTCTGGATGCTATCTTAGACACATCAGTCATGAAG CGTGCCCACCGGTACCTGGTTGATAAGGGGAAATCTCGCTCAAATCTGAGGCAGTTTAAGAATCAGTTACACAACATGTGGTTTCGTCTCTACCATAGAGACAGAAATGGAGG GGAGGACTCCAGTGGATTTGAACATGTGTTTGTTGGGGAAACCAAGTTTGGCAGAGAAATCATGGGTCTCCACAACTGGGTCCAGTTGTACCTGCAGGAGAAGGAAAAGCTTCTTGATTATAAGGGCTACAAAGCCAAGAACAAAGACCTG CCTGATGAGGATGATCATGTATTGAATGTGCAGTTCAGCTGGCATGGTTTGGTCAAGCCAGTGGCCAGTGCCTTTATTGGCGTGAGCCCTGAGTTTGAGATGGCCATCTTTACCATCCTGTTCCTCACGTCCACCGAGAAGACCACCACAGCTGTGGTTAATCTGGATCAATATCAGCTGGAGATGGTGGTGCATAGACACGGCCGCTCTATTGGGACCGCCTATCCCAAACTGCTCAGTAGCAACAACAGACACCTGTAG